One Maribacter cobaltidurans genomic window carries:
- a CDS encoding DNA polymerase III subunit alpha, producing the protein MYLNCHTYYSLRYGTFSETELLDLAQRNGVTKLVLTDINNTSAGLNFVRKAPEYDVTPLLGIDFRNGVDPCFIGIAKNNEGYLELNNFLSEHLHKERKLPTIAPKFSNAYVVYPFEQVLRNEMYSFSDQEFIGISIADLRRLPFSRLLRLKDKLVVQQPVTFRHKNDFNTHRLLRAIDNNVLLSKLDKSEEGSEEEKMYSIENLAAAFAEYPFILENTDGLLKSCSIHFDFSKDRKPQNLQTYTGSKEEDEKMIDRLCQEGLSYRYPDGGEGITERLNKELGLIKGMGFVSYFLINWDIVTEARRQGMYYVGRGSGANSIVAYLLRITDVDPMELDLYFERFINLYRANPPDFDIDFSHHDRPKITEYIFERFENVALLGTYVTFKERGVIRELGKVFGLPKDEIEFLSEGRYNVSQLDEVSRLVLKYGRLIMDMPNYLSIHAGGILISQKPLHYFSATHLPPKGYPTTQFDMVISEDVGLYKFDILGQRGLAKIKEALQIIEYNRPDALKAIDIHDVKRFKKDPKINGLIKTAQCMGCFYVESPAMRMLLKKLEVDNYLGLVAASSIIRPGVAKSGMMREYILRHREEGRTQENAHPVMLDIMPDTYGVMVYQEDVIKVAHHFADLDLGEADVLRRGMSGKFRSREEFEKVRLKFIDNCRKKGEPDSIIFEVWEQIASFAGYAFAKGHSASYAVESYQTLFLRAYYPLEYMVAVLNNGGGFYRTEFYVHEARMLGASIHPPCLNSSNYSNVIYGKSIFLGLGCLRDLETRVAERILKERMLSGKFISLEDFLDRVVISIEQISILIRIDAFRFTGTNKHQLLWKAHLFLNKGAKLEHPKLFPAVHQNFQIPQLHTHNLEDAFAQLELLGFCLCSPFKLLAKPPKNNRCAKDLERFLNHRIDIYGYLVTVKNTKTHTGKRMYFATLVDQEGTVFDTVLFPPVAAKYYFRGKGIYRFYGKVVSEFGFLSIEVIKMEKQDYVQDPRYADMKTSTKIFSNNALLLSKTNPSDKLQLED; encoded by the coding sequence TTGTATTTGAATTGCCACACATATTACAGTCTGCGCTACGGAACTTTTTCCGAGACGGAACTTTTGGATTTGGCGCAAAGGAACGGGGTTACAAAATTGGTGCTTACGGATATCAACAACACGTCCGCAGGTCTCAATTTTGTGAGGAAGGCACCTGAATATGATGTGACACCCTTGTTGGGAATCGACTTTAGAAATGGGGTTGATCCATGCTTTATAGGTATTGCCAAAAACAATGAAGGTTATCTGGAGCTGAACAATTTTCTATCGGAGCATTTGCACAAGGAAAGGAAGCTACCTACAATTGCACCAAAATTCAGTAATGCCTATGTGGTTTACCCTTTTGAGCAGGTACTCCGTAATGAGATGTATTCCTTTTCCGATCAGGAGTTTATTGGTATATCGATTGCTGACCTGAGACGCTTGCCATTTTCAAGGTTGTTGCGGTTAAAGGACAAATTGGTGGTGCAGCAACCCGTGACTTTTAGGCATAAGAATGATTTTAACACCCATAGGTTGTTAAGGGCTATTGATAACAATGTGCTGTTGAGTAAATTGGACAAGTCCGAAGAAGGTAGCGAGGAAGAAAAAATGTACTCCATTGAAAATTTGGCCGCCGCCTTTGCAGAATACCCCTTTATTCTGGAGAATACGGATGGTTTGTTGAAATCATGTTCCATTCATTTTGATTTTTCAAAGGATAGGAAACCACAAAATCTACAGACCTATACGGGAAGTAAGGAGGAAGACGAAAAAATGATTGACCGTCTCTGTCAAGAAGGGCTGTCCTACCGGTATCCTGATGGGGGGGAGGGTATTACCGAAAGACTCAATAAGGAGTTGGGACTTATTAAGGGCATGGGTTTCGTATCCTACTTTTTGATCAATTGGGATATTGTTACAGAGGCCAGAAGGCAGGGAATGTATTATGTAGGCCGTGGTAGCGGTGCCAATAGCATTGTAGCCTACCTACTTCGGATTACCGATGTGGATCCCATGGAACTAGATCTTTATTTTGAACGTTTTATAAACCTGTACCGGGCCAATCCTCCTGATTTTGATATTGATTTCTCGCATCATGATCGTCCAAAGATTACGGAGTATATTTTTGAACGTTTTGAGAACGTAGCACTTTTGGGAACGTACGTAACCTTTAAGGAAAGGGGAGTCATCCGTGAACTCGGAAAAGTATTTGGATTGCCCAAGGATGAGATAGAATTTCTTTCCGAAGGAAGGTATAACGTTTCCCAACTGGATGAGGTTTCGCGCTTGGTGCTCAAATATGGTCGTTTGATCATGGATATGCCCAATTATTTGAGCATACATGCCGGGGGTATCTTGATCAGTCAAAAACCGCTACACTATTTTTCGGCCACCCACCTACCACCAAAGGGATACCCTACCACACAGTTTGATATGGTCATCTCCGAGGATGTAGGTCTATATAAATTTGATATTCTGGGCCAAAGGGGATTGGCCAAGATTAAGGAAGCTTTGCAAATCATTGAATATAACCGACCCGATGCACTCAAGGCCATCGACATCCATGATGTTAAGAGGTTTAAAAAAGACCCAAAAATCAATGGTTTGATTAAGACCGCCCAATGTATGGGGTGTTTTTATGTGGAATCCCCGGCCATGCGTATGCTGTTGAAGAAACTGGAAGTGGATAATTACTTGGGGCTTGTCGCTGCCAGTTCCATCATCCGTCCGGGAGTTGCCAAAAGTGGTATGATGCGGGAATATATATTACGACATCGTGAAGAGGGGAGGACGCAAGAAAACGCACATCCTGTGATGTTGGATATCATGCCGGATACCTATGGGGTAATGGTATATCAGGAAGATGTGATCAAAGTAGCGCATCATTTTGCAGACCTTGATCTGGGCGAAGCCGATGTTTTAAGGCGGGGGATGAGCGGAAAGTTTCGGTCACGGGAAGAGTTTGAGAAGGTACGCCTAAAGTTTATAGATAATTGCCGTAAAAAGGGAGAGCCCGACAGTATCATTTTTGAAGTTTGGGAGCAGATTGCCAGCTTTGCGGGATATGCTTTTGCCAAGGGACATTCGGCCTCTTACGCCGTGGAGAGTTATCAGACATTGTTCCTACGGGCATATTATCCATTGGAGTATATGGTGGCCGTGCTTAACAATGGAGGTGGATTTTACCGTACGGAATTCTATGTGCACGAAGCCCGTATGTTGGGTGCGAGTATACATCCTCCCTGTTTAAACAGCAGCAATTACAGTAACGTCATTTATGGGAAATCTATCTTTTTGGGACTAGGTTGTCTAAGGGATTTGGAAACCCGCGTCGCGGAACGTATTCTAAAGGAAAGAATGCTTTCCGGAAAGTTTATTTCTTTGGAAGATTTTTTGGATCGTGTGGTTATTTCCATAGAACAGATCAGTATTCTTATCCGTATCGATGCATTCCGATTTACGGGTACAAATAAACATCAATTGTTGTGGAAGGCGCACTTGTTCTTGAACAAGGGGGCCAAATTGGAACATCCCAAGCTCTTTCCTGCAGTCCATCAAAATTTTCAGATTCCCCAGCTGCACACCCATAATCTAGAGGATGCCTTTGCACAATTGGAATTATTGGGCTTTTGTTTGTGCAGTCCGTTCAAGCTATTGGCCAAACCTCCTAAGAATAATCGATGTGCTAAAGACCTGGAACGTTTTTTAAACCACAGGATCGATATTTATGGTTATTTGGTAACGGTAAAAAACACGAAAACCCATACAGGAAAACGCATGTACTTTGCCACCTTGGTTGATCAAGAGGGAACCGTTTTTGATACGGTGCTGTTTCCGCCCGTAGCGGCCAAGTACTATTTTAGGGGCAAGGGTATATATCGGTTTTATGGTAAGGTGGTGAGCGAATTCGGTTTTTTGAGTATCGAGGTAATTAAAATGGAAAAACAGGACTATGTACAAGATCCCCGTTATGCAGATATGAAAACCAGTACCAAGATTTTTTCCAACAATGCGTTGTTGCTTTCAAAGACTAATCCTTCCGATAAGCTTCAGTTAGAAGATTAA
- a CDS encoding SusC/RagA family TonB-linked outer membrane protein: MYFKNRLSKVVLTSLVAILGNSFLRGNSKTTSKCIEKESVSITDVKGSFLFDVQNSVTGQITDETGAPLPGASVMEKGTTNGTITDFDGNYVINVAQGATLQISYLGYTPKEITVGNNNTIDVQLEPDATQLDDVVVIGYGTQKRSDVTGAIASVKSEDFNKGVVTNPGELLQGKMAGVNITANSGEPGASQNVIIRGIGSLRSGTQPLYVVDGFLLDNSSNGVATNPLNFLNPSDIASIDVLKDASATAVYGSRASNGVVVITTKRGRAGKTEMNLSLSTAASSMSNKINVFDADEFRNQVVATGGSLDDYGGNTNWQDELSQTGITNNLNLSMSGAGSEKFNYFASLGYQDQEGILKNSNLERYSGKLNMTQKAFNGKVNIDYNLTASHTENLRPDIRPIISDMLALNPTVPTYTNGEPTLLNTNALNPIARYNIFSDQAVNNRILATISPSVEIIKGLTYKLNFGIDYSATTRDRQYKPYTSVVNESDISNGDVVTTISSNSNQLTENTLTYNWNRDVHNLSVLAGHSYQKFMDETRLISYRGFADNNIEPIYQDQTSSDTYPTSVNSSAVKNELQSYFGRVNYGYDNRYLLTATFRADGSSKFGDNRKYGYFPSFALGWNISNENFMADSFFDNLKLRASWGQTGNQEIPSKITKASYSEDRLISGGESLNTYPIDTDATSIDGYPYGIVYTRLANPDLQWEVSTSVGVGIDFALLNYRLSGTLDYFNKQSSNILLEVVPADPVEPTPTYWSNIDNMKIQNNGIELALDYSSDATRDFSYNIGGNITYIQNKVKDSPYSVLTTGSAQGSGQTGATINGYINGEPIGSFYMFQFEGIESDGLNQFKDINGDGAILDDDRSVVGSAIPKFTYAYYLNFKYKAFDLGLNFNGVSGNKIYNHTKMSLFTKAQLSRSNNTTDFAIQYPNESTSNSNTVSTRYLENGSFLRLNNATLAYNLSAENIGLGDFVQNIRFSITGQNLFTITDYSGFDPEVNTGSTSGGIQTFGVDYFTYPKARTFLVGLNLTF, translated from the coding sequence ATGTATTTTAAAAACCGACTATCCAAGGTCGTCCTAACTTCTTTAGTGGCGATTTTAGGAAACAGTTTCTTACGAGGAAACTCAAAAACCACTAGTAAATGTATTGAAAAAGAATCAGTATCCATAACAGATGTTAAGGGTTCTTTTCTTTTTGACGTTCAAAACTCGGTAACCGGACAAATTACGGATGAGACGGGAGCACCTCTCCCAGGCGCTTCGGTCATGGAAAAGGGCACTACCAATGGTACCATTACCGATTTTGATGGAAACTATGTTATAAACGTAGCGCAGGGTGCCACTTTGCAAATATCCTATTTAGGATATACACCTAAGGAAATTACCGTTGGAAATAATAACACCATAGACGTTCAATTAGAGCCAGATGCTACACAACTGGATGACGTGGTGGTCATTGGTTATGGTACACAAAAAAGATCTGATGTAACTGGGGCCATTGCCTCGGTCAAAAGTGAGGACTTTAATAAAGGCGTGGTTACCAACCCGGGTGAGTTGTTGCAGGGTAAAATGGCAGGTGTGAACATTACTGCAAATAGCGGTGAGCCCGGTGCCTCACAGAATGTCATTATCAGAGGTATTGGTAGTTTGCGATCCGGTACTCAACCGCTGTACGTAGTGGATGGTTTTCTATTGGATAATTCTTCCAATGGAGTCGCTACCAATCCTTTAAATTTTTTAAACCCTAGTGATATTGCAAGTATAGACGTACTTAAGGATGCAAGCGCCACTGCAGTTTATGGGTCAAGAGCCTCAAACGGGGTAGTGGTCATTACAACTAAACGGGGTCGGGCAGGAAAGACCGAGATGAATCTTTCATTGTCCACTGCGGCATCCTCTATGTCTAACAAAATCAATGTCTTTGATGCCGATGAGTTTCGGAACCAAGTAGTAGCAACTGGAGGTTCTTTAGATGATTACGGAGGAAATACAAACTGGCAGGATGAATTGTCCCAAACAGGCATCACCAATAACCTTAATTTATCCATGAGTGGTGCAGGTTCGGAGAAGTTCAACTATTTCGCTTCCCTGGGATATCAAGACCAAGAGGGAATCCTCAAGAACAGTAATTTAGAACGTTATTCCGGCAAGTTGAACATGACCCAAAAGGCGTTCAATGGCAAGGTTAATATCGATTATAATCTGACGGCTTCCCATACTGAAAATTTACGACCTGATATAAGACCAATTATTTCAGATATGCTGGCACTTAATCCAACTGTACCCACCTACACAAATGGGGAGCCTACCTTGTTGAATACCAATGCGCTAAACCCGATTGCTAGATATAATATTTTTAGCGACCAGGCGGTAAACAATAGAATATTGGCAACTATTTCACCTTCTGTGGAGATTATCAAAGGGCTAACCTATAAACTGAATTTTGGCATCGACTATTCTGCTACTACGAGAGACAGGCAATACAAACCTTATACCTCAGTGGTAAACGAATCTGATATTTCAAACGGGGATGTCGTGACCACAATAAGTTCCAACTCCAATCAGCTTACGGAGAATACGCTTACCTATAATTGGAATCGAGACGTACATAACCTATCGGTTTTGGCGGGTCATTCCTATCAAAAGTTTATGGATGAGACCCGCTTAATATCCTATCGAGGATTTGCCGATAACAATATTGAGCCAATCTATCAGGATCAAACAAGTTCGGACACATACCCAACTTCGGTGAATTCCTCTGCCGTAAAGAACGAGCTTCAATCGTACTTTGGACGAGTAAACTACGGATACGACAATAGATATTTACTTACGGCTACATTCCGTGCAGATGGTTCCTCAAAGTTTGGTGACAATAGAAAATATGGTTATTTCCCGTCTTTTGCACTTGGCTGGAACATCAGCAACGAGAACTTTATGGCCGATTCATTTTTCGACAATCTAAAATTGCGAGCTAGTTGGGGGCAAACGGGTAACCAAGAAATTCCATCCAAGATTACAAAGGCCAGTTATTCCGAAGACCGTTTAATTTCAGGTGGGGAGAGTCTAAATACATACCCTATAGATACCGATGCTACTTCCATAGACGGTTACCCTTACGGCATTGTATATACTCGTTTGGCGAATCCGGACCTTCAATGGGAGGTTTCTACCTCTGTAGGTGTAGGTATCGATTTTGCACTGTTGAACTACCGTTTGTCCGGTACCTTGGATTATTTCAACAAGCAGTCTTCCAACATATTATTGGAGGTTGTGCCTGCCGATCCTGTAGAGCCAACTCCAACCTATTGGAGCAATATAGACAACATGAAAATTCAGAACAATGGTATTGAATTGGCCTTGGATTATAGCAGCGATGCTACACGTGATTTCTCGTATAACATTGGGGGAAATATTACTTACATTCAAAACAAGGTTAAGGATTCTCCCTACTCCGTGTTAACGACTGGGTCTGCCCAGGGATCTGGCCAAACGGGAGCAACTATCAATGGGTATATTAATGGAGAGCCTATAGGTTCTTTCTATATGTTTCAATTTGAAGGTATTGAATCGGATGGTCTTAACCAGTTTAAGGACATCAATGGCGATGGGGCCATTTTAGATGATGACCGTTCCGTAGTAGGTAGTGCCATTCCAAAATTTACCTATGCCTACTACCTCAATTTTAAGTATAAGGCTTTTGATTTGGGATTAAACTTTAATGGTGTATCCGGTAATAAAATCTATAACCATACTAAAATGTCGTTATTCACGAAGGCACAATTGTCTAGGTCTAACAATACAACGGATTTTGCTATACAGTATCCTAACGAGTCTACCAGTAACTCCAATACCGTGTCCACGCGTTATTTGGAAAATGGTTCTTTCCTAAGGTTGAATAACGCCACCTTGGCTTATAACCTCTCAGCAGAAAATATAGGACTTGGAGATTTCGTACAAAACATTCGTTTTTCGATAACCGGACAGAATCTTTTTACCATTACAGATTATTCGGGCTTTGATCCTGAAGTTAATACAGGATCCACTTCCGGAGGTATACAGACGTTTGGAGTGGATTATTTTACCTATCCGAAGGCAAGGACTTTTCTGGTTGGACTTAACCTTACCTTTTAA
- a CDS encoding alkaline phosphatase — protein MMRIKQFLGLVLPVLTLGCIGQFAFGQEPYKVHSHNDYEQEFPFFEAYINDAASIEVDLFLKNNTLYATHEESEIIEGNTFSKLYLDPLKRMQEKGKLRDVQLLIDIKSEAKPTLVEIQNVLKKYPGLIKGGKVKFVISGNRPKPADYANYPEYILFDHQSIDDLDSIPLEKVAMISLSFQRFSVWNGSGRMVAGELDTVQYILNKVQAYKKPFRFWATPDTKTAWSRMAKLGVDFINTDNPALAHNYLESLDTKMYTGEIKSTYIPKYNFDPNSKPRNIILMIGDGNGLAQITAAMIANKGSLSVTNIKDIGLIKTSSYDDLITDSAAGATAMATGQKTNNRAIGSGPKDEVLNNLVNIAFSKGYRTGIITTDAIYGATPSSFYAHVKDRDNTQGILQDLKNSNLDFFISGGKGFETELSHIFKSTTLEKFNTVDNKTAIYLGDNKMPTMKNGRKDMLPKSMEKSLNVLSSGNKPFFMVVEGAQIDNGGHENQVSTIVDEMLDFDAAVAEALKFADKTGNTLVLITADHETSGFGIVGGDIRKGEVQGDFLTMDHTAIMVPLFAYGPQAQNFRGIYENSEIFSKINAVLDLNN, from the coding sequence ATGATGAGAATTAAACAATTTTTAGGACTTGTGCTGCCTGTTTTAACACTCGGGTGTATTGGTCAATTTGCTTTTGGACAAGAACCCTACAAAGTGCATTCACATAACGATTATGAACAGGAATTTCCTTTTTTTGAGGCCTACATCAACGATGCGGCATCCATAGAGGTAGATCTTTTTCTTAAGAACAATACACTTTATGCCACCCATGAGGAATCGGAAATCATAGAAGGAAATACTTTCTCCAAACTGTATCTCGATCCCTTAAAACGGATGCAGGAAAAGGGTAAGCTGCGCGATGTACAGTTGCTGATTGATATTAAATCGGAAGCAAAACCGACTTTGGTTGAAATTCAGAACGTATTAAAAAAATATCCGGGCCTTATAAAAGGTGGCAAAGTGAAATTTGTGATATCAGGAAACCGACCCAAACCCGCCGATTATGCAAATTATCCGGAATATATATTGTTTGATCACCAAAGTATCGATGATTTGGACAGTATTCCTTTGGAAAAGGTAGCGATGATAAGCTTAAGTTTTCAGAGATTTTCGGTATGGAACGGTTCTGGCCGTATGGTGGCCGGGGAATTGGATACGGTACAGTATATTCTGAACAAGGTTCAAGCCTATAAAAAGCCTTTCCGGTTTTGGGCAACGCCAGATACAAAGACAGCTTGGTCTCGAATGGCAAAATTAGGTGTGGATTTTATCAATACGGATAATCCGGCATTGGCCCATAACTATTTGGAATCTTTGGACACTAAGATGTATACCGGGGAAATTAAATCAACCTACATTCCCAAATACAACTTTGACCCCAACTCCAAACCACGGAATATTATTCTTATGATAGGCGACGGGAACGGGTTGGCCCAAATTACGGCCGCTATGATAGCGAATAAAGGAAGCCTGAGTGTTACGAATATCAAGGATATTGGGCTTATTAAAACATCCTCCTATGATGATTTGATCACGGACTCCGCCGCTGGAGCAACAGCAATGGCAACGGGTCAAAAGACAAACAATAGGGCCATAGGTTCGGGACCAAAAGATGAGGTTTTAAATAACCTGGTCAATATAGCATTCAGCAAAGGGTATAGAACTGGTATTATTACAACGGACGCCATCTATGGGGCTACCCCTTCTTCTTTCTACGCGCACGTAAAAGACCGGGATAATACCCAAGGGATTTTACAGGACTTAAAGAACAGTAATCTTGATTTTTTTATTTCTGGGGGTAAAGGCTTCGAAACTGAGTTAAGCCACATTTTTAAATCGACAACGCTGGAGAAATTCAATACAGTGGATAATAAAACGGCGATTTATCTTGGGGATAATAAGATGCCTACGATGAAAAATGGCAGAAAGGATATGTTACCAAAATCCATGGAAAAATCTTTGAATGTACTTTCAAGTGGTAACAAACCATTTTTTATGGTGGTCGAGGGAGCTCAAATCGACAACGGGGGACATGAAAACCAAGTGTCTACTATCGTTGATGAAATGCTGGATTTTGATGCCGCTGTTGCGGAAGCCTTAAAATTTGCCGATAAAACCGGAAATACCTTGGTATTGATTACCGCAGACCATGAAACTTCTGGTTTTGGTATTGTGGGCGGGGATATCCGAAAAGGGGAGGTGCAGGGCGATTTTCTGACCATGGACCACACGGCTATCATGGTCCCCTTGTTCGCTTATGGCCCACAGGCGCAAAACTTTAGAGGGATTTACGAAAACTCGGAGATTTTTTCAAAGATTAATGCGGTGCTAGATTTAAACAATTAA
- a CDS encoding RagB/SusD family nutrient uptake outer membrane protein, with the protein MKNKIFSKNLPFIIFLLAFFGCTDLEEEILDESLTGTGEAEVVSGSLAPVYGNLRYVWQHTKNFGLQEVASDEGILPYRGGTDWYDGGKFIAVHQHLMTPGNGLVGDTWNYITATLSRSVIAIERLQPEADAGNSKAQQAIYEMTAMKAYLNLLALDNWGLVFKKESSDQISEILRAHEAVDYIEGELLSVVDLVSTDTDPGRLNQYSVKALLARLYLNAAVYRNPYGTPDFQQADMDKVIQYTNDIIAGPYSLSSEYFELFNDDNHNNPELIFALDQRGVLQTEHSRWAYWSMSGDQVPRPEVPSSRGTDAVAATPDFYQTWVDAYGDIDPAQADARFFQENTMIPDELRDLTGVDPTNDQDHYYCVKAEDFQVNRGILRGIIWGPRKDESGNIMTCDDGTVRIYPVINRRTSGADIKYVDHNLQVDFTAEGSLHNTGYRFSKYQFSKTGTNCCHYSSVDLVLIRLGEIYLMRAEAKLRNGDVAGALADVNTLRTSRNARPNQTPEALDAVDLDILFREAGFELYWEGFRRNYQIRFGKYEDSWTEKTDSDVNKRLFPIPQQAIDGASSEEGFLVQNPGY; encoded by the coding sequence ATGAAAAATAAAATTTTTAGCAAAAATCTTCCATTTATAATTTTTCTATTGGCATTCTTTGGATGTACGGATTTAGAGGAAGAGATACTTGATGAATCTTTGACAGGTACCGGCGAAGCAGAAGTGGTTAGTGGTTCGCTAGCCCCGGTTTATGGTAACTTAAGGTATGTTTGGCAACATACAAAGAACTTTGGCTTGCAAGAAGTTGCATCGGATGAGGGAATACTTCCCTATCGCGGTGGTACGGACTGGTATGACGGGGGTAAGTTTATAGCGGTACATCAACATTTAATGACACCTGGCAACGGTTTGGTAGGGGATACCTGGAATTATATTACGGCAACGCTTTCCAGGTCCGTAATTGCCATTGAGAGATTGCAACCGGAGGCCGATGCGGGTAACTCCAAGGCACAGCAGGCAATATATGAAATGACGGCAATGAAGGCATATTTGAATTTGCTGGCCTTGGACAACTGGGGCTTGGTCTTCAAAAAAGAAAGCTCCGACCAAATTTCTGAAATCCTAAGAGCTCATGAAGCGGTAGATTATATTGAAGGGGAACTTTTGTCCGTTGTGGATTTGGTTTCTACCGATACGGATCCGGGAAGGTTAAATCAATACTCCGTAAAGGCGCTATTGGCCCGTTTATATTTAAATGCCGCTGTATATCGCAATCCTTATGGAACTCCAGATTTTCAACAGGCGGACATGGATAAGGTAATTCAATATACCAATGACATTATAGCAGGTCCCTATTCCTTGTCTTCGGAATATTTTGAGCTTTTTAACGATGACAACCACAATAATCCCGAGTTGATATTTGCTTTGGACCAACGAGGTGTTTTACAAACGGAGCATAGCCGATGGGCCTACTGGTCCATGTCCGGTGATCAGGTACCAAGACCGGAAGTGCCAAGTTCAAGGGGAACAGATGCGGTCGCTGCCACACCTGATTTTTATCAGACATGGGTAGATGCCTATGGGGATATAGATCCAGCACAGGCGGATGCCCGATTCTTTCAGGAGAATACTATGATTCCAGATGAACTTAGGGATCTTACAGGTGTAGACCCAACAAATGACCAAGATCATTATTACTGTGTAAAGGCGGAGGATTTTCAGGTAAACAGAGGAATACTTCGTGGAATTATCTGGGGGCCTAGAAAGGATGAAAGCGGAAACATTATGACCTGCGACGATGGTACGGTAAGAATATATCCCGTTATCAATAGAAGAACCAGTGGGGCCGATATTAAATACGTAGATCATAATCTACAGGTCGATTTTACGGCCGAAGGAAGTCTGCACAATACGGGATATCGTTTTTCGAAATATCAATTCAGTAAAACGGGAACCAACTGTTGTCATTATAGCAGTGTAGATTTAGTGCTGATTCGATTGGGGGAAATTTATTTAATGCGCGCCGAAGCCAAACTCAGAAATGGAGATGTGGCTGGCGCCCTTGCCGATGTGAATACATTAAGAACGTCCCGAAATGCAAGACCGAACCAAACACCTGAGGCGTTGGATGCCGTTGATTTGGATATATTATTTCGTGAGGCAGGATTTGAGCTTTATTGGGAAGGTTTTAGAAGAAATTACCAAATCCGATTTGGCAAGTACGAGGACAGTTGGACAGAAAAGACCGATAGCGATGTGAACAAAAGACTATTCCCTATTCCTCAGCAAGCCATCGATGGGGCTTCTAGTGAGGAAGGCTTTTTGGTGCAAAACCCGGGGTATTAA
- a CDS encoding phosphatidylinositol-specific phospholipase C1-like protein, which produces MKKYSQTLIFFLYILPLMCISQIKEMGKLRLNEIQVIGSHNSYKIAIEKPLWNYLFQQDYMMARSLQYEHLTLTEQLELGLRNLELDVFHDPKGGYYKYPAGLEIVKASGKKPLPFDVANKLDEPGLKVFHVQDIDFRSHQLLFKDALKELLVWSGEHPEHIPIIITLNTKDGKISRLRDPLTFDADALIQLDLEIRDVLSEEKLITPDLVRGNSTSLEKAILGRGWPRLEKVRGRFLFVLDEGDEKGNLYLQKFPELKNAVLFLNKQEGSPEAAFRIINDPVANFEKIRALVEKGNLVRTRADAGTFEARENDYSRFEKAKSSGAQIITTDYYMPSTLFESNFKVDFGEGVYERVGN; this is translated from the coding sequence ATGAAAAAGTATAGTCAAACACTGATCTTTTTCCTTTATATACTGCCATTGATGTGTATTTCCCAAATAAAGGAGATGGGAAAACTAAGGTTGAATGAAATTCAGGTAATCGGGAGTCATAATAGTTATAAAATAGCCATTGAGAAACCTTTGTGGAACTATCTTTTTCAGCAAGATTACATGATGGCCAGGTCCCTGCAATATGAGCACTTGACCTTAACGGAACAATTGGAATTAGGACTTCGAAATTTGGAATTGGATGTTTTTCATGATCCAAAAGGTGGTTATTACAAATACCCCGCTGGCCTAGAAATCGTAAAGGCTTCCGGAAAGAAGCCTTTGCCTTTTGACGTTGCTAATAAATTGGATGAACCGGGGCTCAAGGTATTTCATGTTCAGGATATAGATTTTAGAAGCCATCAATTGCTATTTAAAGATGCCCTGAAGGAATTATTGGTCTGGTCCGGAGAGCATCCAGAACATATACCAATTATTATCACCTTAAATACCAAGGACGGCAAAATATCCCGCTTACGAGATCCGTTGACTTTTGATGCCGATGCCTTGATTCAATTGGATTTGGAAATACGGGACGTACTTTCCGAAGAAAAATTGATTACACCAGATTTGGTACGGGGAAACAGCACTTCCCTTGAAAAGGCAATTTTAGGCCGTGGGTGGCCACGCCTTGAAAAGGTAAGAGGGCGTTTTCTTTTTGTCCTGGATGAAGGTGATGAGAAAGGCAATCTTTATCTTCAAAAATTTCCAGAACTAAAAAACGCAGTGCTATTTTTGAACAAGCAAGAGGGAAGTCCTGAAGCGGCATTTCGCATAATTAACGATCCCGTTGCAAATTTTGAAAAAATACGGGCTTTAGTGGAAAAGGGAAACTTGGTACGGACCCGGGCCGATGCAGGGACTTTTGAGGCACGGGAGAATGATTATAGCAGGTTTGAAAAGGCCAAATCTTCCGGCGCACAAATTATTACTACCGATTACTATATGCCAAGTACCCTTTTTGAATCCAATTTTAAGGTCGATTTTGGAGAGGGCGTATACGAACGAGTTGGAAATTAA